A stretch of the Flavobacterium aquiphilum genome encodes the following:
- a CDS encoding DUF1697 domain-containing protein, with amino-acid sequence MTTHLALLRGINVSGHNMIKMDALKAALENIGFQNVQTYIQSGNVFVDTEEENAAAVGFKIKQEIFKVFGHEVPTVVIGKSDLESCFKNNPFLKEKELDIKKIYVAFLSIPQRSESINDLKMSQVKPDEASIDESRIYIKYAVGAGKTRFDQKYIEKKLNVTATIRNWNTVTQLLKMYEER; translated from the coding sequence ATGACAACTCATTTAGCATTACTCCGTGGCATCAACGTTTCCGGCCACAATATGATAAAAATGGATGCCTTGAAAGCAGCTTTGGAGAACATCGGTTTTCAAAATGTGCAAACCTATATTCAATCCGGAAATGTTTTTGTGGATACCGAGGAAGAAAATGCCGCTGCGGTTGGTTTCAAAATCAAACAGGAAATTTTCAAGGTTTTTGGTCACGAAGTCCCAACAGTTGTCATTGGCAAATCAGACTTAGAAAGCTGTTTCAAGAATAATCCTTTTTTGAAAGAGAAAGAGTTGGATATCAAAAAAATATATGTCGCTTTTCTCTCTATACCGCAACGAAGCGAAAGCATAAATGATTTAAAAATGAGTCAGGTAAAACCCGACGAAGCGAGTATTGACGAAAGCAGAATCTATATTAAATATGCTGTAGGAGCTGGAAAAACACGATTTGACCAAAAATATATCGAGAAAAAACTGAATGTTACAGCCACCATCCGAAATTGGAATACCGTGACGCAGTTGCTGAAAATGTATGAAGAACGATAA
- a CDS encoding diphthine--ammonia ligase encodes MNTITAQNNLKIQPLKKKALFNWSSGKDSALALHKILQNNEYEINCLLTIVNQQFQRISMHGVRVELLEQQAKSIGLPLEIMQIPEMPTMEVYEAVMQTTLSKLKEQGVTHSIFGDIFLEDLRKYREDKLAEMNFEGVFPLWKIPSLDLINEFIALGFKTIVVCVNERFLDKSFVGRVIDQDFIDDLPENVDVCGENGEFHTFTFDGPIFSKPISFEVGEVVYRKYEKPKNQDSSDTACDTSASDAFDFGFWYCDLVEK; translated from the coding sequence ATGAATACAATTACAGCCCAAAATAATTTAAAAATCCAACCATTGAAAAAGAAAGCCCTATTTAATTGGAGTAGTGGAAAAGATTCTGCTCTGGCACTGCACAAGATTCTGCAAAATAACGAATACGAAATTAATTGTTTGTTGACTATTGTAAACCAACAGTTCCAACGTATTTCGATGCATGGTGTTCGAGTGGAATTATTGGAACAACAGGCAAAAAGCATCGGTTTACCGCTCGAAATCATGCAAATTCCCGAGATGCCTACAATGGAAGTCTATGAAGCGGTTATGCAGACCACACTATCCAAATTAAAGGAACAAGGCGTCACCCATTCTATTTTTGGGGACATTTTTCTAGAAGATTTACGCAAATACAGAGAAGATAAATTGGCTGAAATGAATTTTGAGGGCGTATTTCCGCTTTGGAAAATTCCGAGCCTTGATTTAATAAATGAATTCATAGCATTGGGATTCAAGACTATTGTGGTTTGTGTTAATGAACGGTTTTTGGATAAAAGTTTTGTAGGACGTGTCATCGATCAGGATTTTATCGATGATTTACCCGAAAATGTCGATGTATGCGGAGAAAACGGAGAATTTCATACCTTTACTTTTGATGGCCCTATTTTCTCCAAACCCATTTCATTTGAAGTTGGTGAAGTGGTTTATCGAAAATACGAAAAACCAAAAAATCAAGATTCGTCTGATACTGCCTGTGACACTTCAGCCTCGGATGCTTTTGACTTCGGATTTTGGTATTGCGATTTAGTCGAAAAATAA
- a CDS encoding aspartyl/asparaginyl beta-hydroxylase domain-containing protein: protein MEELVRTIKFPVTFDTERLKADVQKVVKQNWTDHYNTNDYSGKWISIALMSKSGKSNDIYALPKSEKPITNTEILDSCDYFKTVLDGFQFEKTAVRLLQLSVGAEVKPHSDHCLGYEDGFFRLHIPIITNNGVEFILDGNRVIMNEGECWYIDANFIHSVANRGTNDRIHLVIDGIRNEWTDRLFFAEANPNQFIKPKPVMSEEQKQLMIAELQRMNSAVANDLIKEME, encoded by the coding sequence ATGGAAGAATTAGTACGCACTATAAAATTCCCAGTCACTTTTGACACTGAACGTCTGAAAGCGGATGTGCAAAAAGTTGTAAAGCAGAATTGGACAGACCATTACAATACGAATGACTATTCGGGCAAATGGATCTCGATTGCCCTGATGTCAAAGAGCGGAAAATCAAATGACATATATGCTCTTCCAAAGAGCGAAAAGCCTATTACAAATACTGAAATTTTGGATTCCTGTGATTATTTCAAAACAGTTTTGGATGGATTCCAATTTGAAAAAACGGCGGTTCGACTATTGCAATTGTCCGTTGGTGCCGAAGTTAAGCCACACAGTGACCATTGCTTGGGTTATGAAGACGGATTTTTCAGACTGCATATTCCAATTATCACTAATAACGGAGTGGAATTCATTTTGGATGGCAACCGCGTTATAATGAACGAAGGCGAGTGTTGGTATATCGATGCCAATTTTATTCATTCGGTGGCCAATAGAGGGACTAATGACCGCATACATTTGGTCATTGACGGCATTCGAAATGAGTGGACAGACCGGCTCTTTTTTGCGGAAGCGAACCCCAATCAATTCATCAAACCCAAACCTGTTATGAGCGAAGAGCAAAAACAACTTATGATAGCCGAATTACAGCGTATGAATTCTGCCGTGGCCAATGATTTGATTAAAGAAATGGAATAG
- a CDS encoding carbamoyltransferase family protein, protein MTPPIYVLGTGLSHNGSAVLLKNGRVCVGIEKERISRKKHDGGNDTLAIQYCLDAEGIALSDVALVVQCANFDIPDRNQFRGERIFANTDFPKIVNISHHLAHAYSAVGTSPFSECAVMVIDGCGSPLDQFLSMHPEQKEYINPNFLNEMQMLCEKDSFYHFDGQKLSPLLKDFSPMSQTSDNGLKLPTTQHSIGGFYAAVSHYVFGDMDDVGKLMGLAPFGNAKDFDFDAFEFQSGCVLVKDDWKKHFTNPSKGYEYFKEHFSYYANVAKWAQEQVEKAVITCITNRLEQFPHKNLCYTGGVALNAVANAKLEDAQIAETIYFEPAAGDNGLALGCAYYGWLEYLNMPKVLHDGSTCFGKQYSEKEIEEALKKEVNSAYNQKKFENEEDLMSYCAKKLHEGKTMGWFQSGAEFGPRSLGRRSILAHPSVDGMKLHINRDIKFREDFRPFAPAVLKEKVQDYFESGRNSPYMILVDKTRPEYLNQLINVTHCDGSARVQTVEETWNPRFFKLLKEFERQSGIAVLLNTSLNKKGMPIVETPEEALYLFGISALDILVLENIVVEKG, encoded by the coding sequence ATGACCCCACCCATTTACGTATTAGGAACAGGACTTTCGCATAACGGATCAGCCGTACTATTAAAAAACGGTCGTGTTTGTGTAGGTATCGAAAAAGAGCGAATCAGCAGAAAAAAGCACGATGGAGGCAACGATACTTTGGCAATTCAATATTGTTTGGATGCTGAAGGAATAGCACTTAGTGATGTCGCATTGGTGGTTCAATGTGCTAATTTTGATATTCCCGACCGAAATCAATTTAGGGGGGAAAGAATTTTTGCAAACACCGATTTTCCGAAGATTGTCAATATTTCGCACCATTTGGCACATGCTTATAGTGCTGTGGGAACTTCCCCTTTTTCTGAATGTGCCGTGATGGTAATTGACGGTTGTGGTAGTCCATTAGATCAGTTTTTGAGTATGCATCCTGAACAGAAAGAGTACATAAATCCTAATTTTTTAAACGAAATGCAAATGTTGTGTGAGAAAGATAGTTTTTATCATTTTGACGGTCAAAAACTCAGCCCATTACTCAAAGATTTTAGTCCAATGTCTCAGACTTCAGACAATGGATTGAAGTTGCCCACCACGCAGCATTCCATAGGCGGATTTTATGCGGCAGTAAGCCATTATGTCTTTGGGGATATGGATGATGTGGGGAAATTGATGGGCTTGGCACCTTTTGGCAATGCCAAAGATTTTGATTTTGATGCTTTTGAGTTTCAATCAGGATGTGTATTGGTAAAAGATGATTGGAAAAAACATTTTACAAATCCTTCAAAAGGATACGAATATTTTAAGGAACATTTTTCCTATTACGCCAATGTGGCAAAGTGGGCGCAGGAACAGGTAGAAAAGGCGGTTATTACTTGCATTACAAACAGATTAGAGCAATTTCCGCATAAAAATCTATGTTACACCGGCGGAGTTGCGCTGAATGCAGTTGCCAATGCAAAACTCGAAGACGCACAAATAGCAGAAACTATTTATTTTGAACCGGCCGCAGGTGATAACGGCCTTGCGTTGGGCTGTGCTTATTACGGTTGGTTGGAGTATTTAAATATGCCAAAAGTTCTTCACGACGGAAGTACCTGTTTCGGAAAGCAATATAGCGAAAAAGAAATAGAAGAAGCTCTCAAAAAAGAAGTTAATTCAGCTTATAATCAGAAGAAATTTGAAAATGAAGAGGATTTGATGTCCTATTGTGCCAAAAAATTACATGAGGGGAAAACAATGGGGTGGTTTCAATCGGGTGCTGAATTCGGACCCCGTTCATTGGGCAGAAGAAGTATTTTGGCTCATCCGTCAGTCGATGGGATGAAACTGCACATCAATCGGGATATTAAATTCAGGGAAGATTTTCGTCCATTTGCACCTGCGGTTTTAAAAGAAAAAGTACAAGATTATTTTGAATCCGGAAGAAACAGCCCTTATATGATATTGGTCGATAAAACGCGTCCTGAGTATCTTAACCAATTGATCAATGTGACACATTGTGACGGATCGGCTCGGGTTCAAACCGTTGAAGAAACATGGAATCCGCGATTTTTTAAGTTATTGAAAGAATTTGAAAGACAAAGCGGTATTGCTGTGCTGCTCAATACTAGTTTGAATAAAAAAGGGATGCCTATCGTTGAAACTCCCGAAGAAGCACTCTATCTATTTGGAATTTCAGCTTTGGATATTTTGGTTCTTGAGAATATTGTTGTCGAAAAAGGTTAG